In Rhipicephalus microplus isolate Deutch F79 chromosome 9, USDA_Rmic, whole genome shotgun sequence, one genomic interval encodes:
- the LOC119164889 gene encoding chorion peroxidase-like isoform X1, translating to MKTFWCLFLLATFDIAAARTVSWGAKEVEAALEKARKFLETRNDVEGHSARVHGRTAAGASCPGGCLLASFRHQQSRRVTKKAMEIAHAAQIFEEVINELRRSSGDSWTDDAFKWLEAMDLKPTGLYRYCPLANFTCDPTREYREADGRCNNLQNPGWGAANSCMNRLLPPAYQDGISSPRVAADGSPLPNARLVSYTVHPSVSNPAIDITHMVMQLGQFIDHDFALAPLMPDPGEIVELGNPNQAVDCCSPERRHASNCFSIDIPRDDPFFARFGQTCMNVPRSAPCTRCALGQREQQDILTSYLDASQVYGSSTEDTMRLRAMRQGMMLHQNDVFVGQLLPLSFHANEDRCSIPSKGKICFRAGDERVNEHPGLTAMHTTFLRQHNRIARTLAELNSQLSDEEIFQRAKRILESQWQHIVYSEWLPIVVGPEAMSRFGLTPQSDGFTTYDPSVDATMLNEFATAAFRLGHTLIDGTFSANYLGRPSFELEDNFFYPFEFYNGLLEPLLRGLMLQRAQTYDRGVTDGVTNHLYRLRNESFGLDLIALNLQRAREHGIRPYVDYVHFCTGIQLTSFDELKRYMDNVAVENYKRLYNDVRDVDLFTAGISEFSVPGGIVGPTFTCILGHMFHRLKYGDRFYYEHASQAGSLSPGQLDEIRKITFAKIICENSDMAWVTPNVFRPSGLGNSETACFSIPETNYALWA from the exons TTTATTCCTCCTTGCAACGTTTGACATTGCCGCCGCCCGGACGGTCTCGTGGGGCGCCAAGGAAGTGGAAGCCGCCTTGGAGAAAGCTCGGAAATTCTTGGAAACCAGGAATGACGTCGAAGGCCACTCGGCACGGGTTCACGGACGCACGGCGG CAGGGGCCAGTTGTCCAGGGGGCTGCCTGTTGGCCTCATTTCGCCACCAGCAAAGCCGGCGAGTGACCAAAAAGGCAATGGAGATCGCCCATGCGGCACAGATCTTCGAGGAGGTCATCAATGAGCTGCGCAGGAG CTCCGGTGACTCCTGGACAGACGACGCGTTCAAGTGGCTGGAAGCGATGGACCTCAAGCCGACGGGGCTGTACCGCTACTGCCCGCTTGCAAATTTCACGTGCGACCCGACGAGGGAATACCGTGAAGCGGACGGGAGGTGCAACAACCTTCAAAACCCGGGATGGGGCGCAGCGAATTCTTGCATGAATCGCTTGCTTCCGCCAGCCTATCAGGACG GTATCAGTTCCCCACGTGTGGCAGCCGATGGCAGTCCGTTACCCAACGCTCGCCTCGTTTCGTACACGGTTCACCCGAGCGTAAGCAACCCTGCCATCGACATCACGCACATGGTGATGCAGCTGGGACAGTTCATCGATCATGACTTTGCCTTGGCGCCCCTCATGCCCGACCCTGGGGAGATCGTCGAGCTTGGAA ACCCCAACCAGGCCGTCGATTGCTGCTCTCCGGAAAGACGCCACGCGTCAAACTGCTTCTCGATCGACATTCCTCGGGACGATCCGTTCTTCGCTCGTTTCGGCCAGACCTGCATGAACGTCCCCCGCTCAGCTCCGTGCACACGCTGCGCGCTGG GGCAGCGGGAACAACAGGACATTCTGACGTCCTACTTAGACGCTTCTCAAGTCTACGGCAGCTCGACGGAGGACACGATGAGACTTCGGGCGATGCGTCAAG GAATGATGCTGCACCAGAACGACGTCTTCGTGGGGCAGCTGCTTCCCCTGAGCTTTCACGCGAACGAGGACCGCTGCAGCATTCCGTCAAAGGGAAAGATCTGCTTCAGGGCAG GTGATGAGCGTGTCAACGAGCACCCAGGCTTGACAGCCATGCACACGACGTTCCTTCGTCAGCACAACCGCATTGCGCGCACTCTGGCCGAGCTGAACTCGCAACTCAGTGACGAGGAAATATTCCAAAGAGCCAA GCGGATCCTGGAGAGCCAGTGGCAGCACATCGTGTACTCGGAGTGGCTGCCCATCGTGGTGGGCCCAGAGGCGATGAGTCGCTTCGGTCTGACGCCCCAGTCCGACGGCTTCACCACCTACGATCCCAGCGTGGACGCCACCATGCTGAACGAGTTTGCCACGGCCGCCTTCCGCCTCGGACACACGCTCATCGATGGAACCTTCAGCGC GAACTACTTGGGCAGACCTTCGTTCGAACTGGAAGACAACTTTTTCTACCCGTTCGAGTTCTACAACGGCTTACTTGAGCCACTCCTTCGGGGTCTTATGCTACAGCGGGCACAAACGTATGACAG aGGCGTCACCGATGGCGTGACCAACCACCTTTACCGACTGCGCAACGAGAGCTTCGGTCTGGACCTGATCGCGCTCAACCTGCAGCGTGCTCGGGAGCACGGCATCCGGCCCTACGTCGACTACGTCCACTTCTGCACGGGCATCCAGCTGACGTCGTTCGACGAGCTGAAGCGGTACATGGACAACGTCGCGGTCGAGAACTACAAGCGGTTGTACAA TGACGTCCGGGATGTGGACCTCTTCACGGCCGGCATATCGGAGTTCTCGGTGCCGGGAGGAATAGTGGGTCCCACGTTCACCTGCATTCTGGGCCACATGTTCCACAGGCTCAAGTATGGCGACCGCTTTTACTACGAGCACGCATCGCAGGCCGGATCGCTCAGCCCAG GACAACTGGATGAGATTCGAAAAATTACCTTTGCGAAGATCATCTGCGAGAACTCGGACATGGCCTGGGTCACTCCGAACGTGTTTCGACCCAGCGGTTTAGG AAATTCGGAGACGGCCTGTTTCTCCATCCCAGAAACGAACTACGCTTTATGGGCGTAG
- the LOC119164889 gene encoding chorion peroxidase-like isoform X2, whose protein sequence is MKTFWCLFLLATFDIAAARTVSWGAKEVEAALEKARKFLETRNDVEGHSARVHGRTAGASCPGGCLLASFRHQQSRRVTKKAMEIAHAAQIFEEVINELRRSSGDSWTDDAFKWLEAMDLKPTGLYRYCPLANFTCDPTREYREADGRCNNLQNPGWGAANSCMNRLLPPAYQDGISSPRVAADGSPLPNARLVSYTVHPSVSNPAIDITHMVMQLGQFIDHDFALAPLMPDPGEIVELGNPNQAVDCCSPERRHASNCFSIDIPRDDPFFARFGQTCMNVPRSAPCTRCALGQREQQDILTSYLDASQVYGSSTEDTMRLRAMRQGMMLHQNDVFVGQLLPLSFHANEDRCSIPSKGKICFRAGDERVNEHPGLTAMHTTFLRQHNRIARTLAELNSQLSDEEIFQRAKRILESQWQHIVYSEWLPIVVGPEAMSRFGLTPQSDGFTTYDPSVDATMLNEFATAAFRLGHTLIDGTFSANYLGRPSFELEDNFFYPFEFYNGLLEPLLRGLMLQRAQTYDRGVTDGVTNHLYRLRNESFGLDLIALNLQRAREHGIRPYVDYVHFCTGIQLTSFDELKRYMDNVAVENYKRLYNDVRDVDLFTAGISEFSVPGGIVGPTFTCILGHMFHRLKYGDRFYYEHASQAGSLSPGQLDEIRKITFAKIICENSDMAWVTPNVFRPSGLGNSETACFSIPETNYALWA, encoded by the exons TTTATTCCTCCTTGCAACGTTTGACATTGCCGCCGCCCGGACGGTCTCGTGGGGCGCCAAGGAAGTGGAAGCCGCCTTGGAGAAAGCTCGGAAATTCTTGGAAACCAGGAATGACGTCGAAGGCCACTCGGCACGGGTTCACGGACGCACGGCGG GGGCCAGTTGTCCAGGGGGCTGCCTGTTGGCCTCATTTCGCCACCAGCAAAGCCGGCGAGTGACCAAAAAGGCAATGGAGATCGCCCATGCGGCACAGATCTTCGAGGAGGTCATCAATGAGCTGCGCAGGAG CTCCGGTGACTCCTGGACAGACGACGCGTTCAAGTGGCTGGAAGCGATGGACCTCAAGCCGACGGGGCTGTACCGCTACTGCCCGCTTGCAAATTTCACGTGCGACCCGACGAGGGAATACCGTGAAGCGGACGGGAGGTGCAACAACCTTCAAAACCCGGGATGGGGCGCAGCGAATTCTTGCATGAATCGCTTGCTTCCGCCAGCCTATCAGGACG GTATCAGTTCCCCACGTGTGGCAGCCGATGGCAGTCCGTTACCCAACGCTCGCCTCGTTTCGTACACGGTTCACCCGAGCGTAAGCAACCCTGCCATCGACATCACGCACATGGTGATGCAGCTGGGACAGTTCATCGATCATGACTTTGCCTTGGCGCCCCTCATGCCCGACCCTGGGGAGATCGTCGAGCTTGGAA ACCCCAACCAGGCCGTCGATTGCTGCTCTCCGGAAAGACGCCACGCGTCAAACTGCTTCTCGATCGACATTCCTCGGGACGATCCGTTCTTCGCTCGTTTCGGCCAGACCTGCATGAACGTCCCCCGCTCAGCTCCGTGCACACGCTGCGCGCTGG GGCAGCGGGAACAACAGGACATTCTGACGTCCTACTTAGACGCTTCTCAAGTCTACGGCAGCTCGACGGAGGACACGATGAGACTTCGGGCGATGCGTCAAG GAATGATGCTGCACCAGAACGACGTCTTCGTGGGGCAGCTGCTTCCCCTGAGCTTTCACGCGAACGAGGACCGCTGCAGCATTCCGTCAAAGGGAAAGATCTGCTTCAGGGCAG GTGATGAGCGTGTCAACGAGCACCCAGGCTTGACAGCCATGCACACGACGTTCCTTCGTCAGCACAACCGCATTGCGCGCACTCTGGCCGAGCTGAACTCGCAACTCAGTGACGAGGAAATATTCCAAAGAGCCAA GCGGATCCTGGAGAGCCAGTGGCAGCACATCGTGTACTCGGAGTGGCTGCCCATCGTGGTGGGCCCAGAGGCGATGAGTCGCTTCGGTCTGACGCCCCAGTCCGACGGCTTCACCACCTACGATCCCAGCGTGGACGCCACCATGCTGAACGAGTTTGCCACGGCCGCCTTCCGCCTCGGACACACGCTCATCGATGGAACCTTCAGCGC GAACTACTTGGGCAGACCTTCGTTCGAACTGGAAGACAACTTTTTCTACCCGTTCGAGTTCTACAACGGCTTACTTGAGCCACTCCTTCGGGGTCTTATGCTACAGCGGGCACAAACGTATGACAG aGGCGTCACCGATGGCGTGACCAACCACCTTTACCGACTGCGCAACGAGAGCTTCGGTCTGGACCTGATCGCGCTCAACCTGCAGCGTGCTCGGGAGCACGGCATCCGGCCCTACGTCGACTACGTCCACTTCTGCACGGGCATCCAGCTGACGTCGTTCGACGAGCTGAAGCGGTACATGGACAACGTCGCGGTCGAGAACTACAAGCGGTTGTACAA TGACGTCCGGGATGTGGACCTCTTCACGGCCGGCATATCGGAGTTCTCGGTGCCGGGAGGAATAGTGGGTCCCACGTTCACCTGCATTCTGGGCCACATGTTCCACAGGCTCAAGTATGGCGACCGCTTTTACTACGAGCACGCATCGCAGGCCGGATCGCTCAGCCCAG GACAACTGGATGAGATTCGAAAAATTACCTTTGCGAAGATCATCTGCGAGAACTCGGACATGGCCTGGGTCACTCCGAACGTGTTTCGACCCAGCGGTTTAGG AAATTCGGAGACGGCCTGTTTCTCCATCCCAGAAACGAACTACGCTTTATGGGCGTAG